In Devosia chinhatensis, the following are encoded in one genomic region:
- a CDS encoding ABC transporter substrate-binding protein codes for MTKAIQRLMLAGLATALLASTALAAPKTELFLAIGGEPDGGYDPLLGWGRYGHPLFQSTLLTRDADLATQPDLATKWTLSDDRLTWTITLRDDVTFSDGSALTAEDVAFTFNEGAKAGGALDLTMLDRAAALDDVTVEIRLKQPWITFTENFYTLGIVPAARYSEGYARNPIGSGPFKLVSWTQGEQLIVEANPDYYGAQSPFTRITFVFTNEDTSLAAAQAGQVDMVSVPAAMADIAPAGFTQVVVASVDNRGITLPVPIPGINDAGNAIGNAVTSDPVVRRAINLGIDRETLVEVALLGHGTPAYGPADGLPWSNPEASVTFDPEAANALLEAAGWVVGADGVRAKNGVRAAFAITYPASDSTRQALAATLAELLKPLGIEATATGMSWDQIERVMHSEPVMFGWGSHTPLEVYSLYQTGLAGVDYYNVGYFSNETVDAHFAAAQAAESLEASYEHWQKAEWDGTTGFGPKGDAGWAWLVNLDHIYYVSDCLDIGPTQTEPHGHGWPITALIQQWTWTCD; via the coding sequence ATGACCAAGGCAATTCAACGCCTCATGCTTGCGGGTCTGGCAACCGCTCTCCTGGCCAGTACAGCCTTGGCCGCGCCGAAGACGGAACTCTTTCTGGCCATTGGCGGAGAGCCCGATGGCGGCTACGACCCCCTCCTGGGATGGGGGCGATACGGTCATCCTCTATTCCAGTCCACGCTGCTCACGCGCGATGCTGATCTGGCCACGCAACCTGATCTTGCCACCAAATGGACCTTGTCGGACGATCGCCTGACCTGGACCATCACCCTGCGCGACGATGTCACGTTTTCCGATGGCAGTGCCCTGACTGCCGAGGACGTGGCCTTTACTTTCAACGAGGGTGCAAAGGCCGGCGGGGCTCTCGACCTCACGATGCTCGACAGGGCCGCGGCATTGGACGACGTGACGGTCGAGATCCGGCTCAAGCAGCCATGGATTACCTTCACAGAGAATTTCTACACCCTGGGGATCGTCCCGGCGGCGCGCTACAGCGAGGGCTACGCTCGCAATCCCATCGGGTCCGGTCCCTTCAAGCTGGTCTCCTGGACGCAGGGCGAGCAGCTTATCGTCGAGGCAAATCCGGACTATTATGGCGCCCAGTCGCCCTTCACGCGCATCACCTTTGTCTTTACGAACGAGGATACCAGCCTGGCCGCAGCGCAGGCGGGCCAGGTCGATATGGTTTCCGTGCCGGCTGCCATGGCTGACATTGCGCCCGCCGGCTTCACACAGGTCGTCGTAGCCTCCGTCGATAATCGCGGTATTACCTTGCCTGTCCCGATTCCGGGCATCAACGACGCCGGCAACGCCATCGGCAATGCCGTCACCTCGGACCCAGTGGTCCGCCGTGCGATCAATCTTGGCATTGATCGGGAGACGCTGGTGGAGGTTGCCCTGCTTGGGCATGGCACGCCCGCTTATGGCCCGGCAGACGGCTTGCCATGGTCCAATCCCGAAGCTTCAGTGACATTCGATCCCGAGGCCGCCAACGCCCTGCTCGAGGCGGCCGGCTGGGTTGTCGGCGCGGATGGGGTGCGCGCCAAGAATGGGGTTCGAGCGGCCTTCGCTATCACCTATCCGGCTTCGGACTCGACCCGTCAGGCTCTGGCTGCGACGCTGGCCGAGCTGCTCAAGCCGCTCGGTATCGAGGCGACGGCAACGGGCATGAGCTGGGACCAGATCGAGAGGGTTATGCATTCCGAACCCGTTATGTTCGGCTGGGGCAGCCACACCCCACTTGAGGTCTACAGCCTCTATCAAACCGGCCTGGCCGGCGTCGACTATTACAATGTCGGCTATTTCTCCAACGAAACGGTCGACGCACATTTTGCGGCAGCCCAGGCAGCCGAGAGCCTCGAAGCCTCTTATGAACACTGGCAGAAGGCCGAGTGGGACGGCACCACCGGCTTCGGTCCCAAGGGTGATGCGGGCTGGGCCTGGCTCGTCAATCTCGATCACATCTATTACGTCAGCGATTGCCTCGATATCGGGCCGACCCAGACTGAACCCCATGGCCATGGCTGGCCCATCACGGCGCTGATCCAGCAATGGACATGGACCTGCGATTAG
- the nikR gene encoding nickel-responsive transcriptional regulator NikR, producing MQRVTVTLDDDLMTEIDKLIAVRGYQNRSEAIRDLARAGLRQAAQQEGSQEDNVGVLSYVYDHEARDLARRLTSAFHSHHDLTVASMHVHLDHDNCLEVAILKGPMKDLQHFADHVIAERSVRHGNLELIPAPGTPATVSPSKHGHVHGS from the coding sequence ATGCAGCGCGTGACAGTGACCCTGGACGATGACCTGATGACGGAGATCGACAAGCTGATCGCGGTGCGCGGCTATCAGAACCGCTCCGAAGCCATCCGTGATCTGGCCCGCGCAGGCCTGCGACAGGCGGCACAACAGGAAGGCTCCCAAGAGGACAATGTCGGCGTGCTGAGCTACGTCTATGACCATGAGGCCCGCGACCTGGCGCGGCGGCTGACCAGCGCCTTCCATAGCCACCACGACCTGACCGTGGCGAGCATGCATGTCCACCTCGATCACGACAATTGCCTGGAAGTGGCAATCCTCAAGGGTCCAATGAAGGACCTGCAGCATTTCGCGGACCACGTTATCGCCGAGCGTTCTGTCCGCCACGGCAATCTGGAACTCATCCCCGCTCCAGGAACGCCTGCAACGGTGTCGCCTTCAAAACACGGGCACGTCCACGGTTCCTGA
- a CDS encoding metal-binding protein ZinT, producing the protein MKHFALGASTIALLTSLVGAAQAEDVTAWRVFVSDHKESVVHVLDALTNEEITHFDVSGPATLYRSLSGATVYAVQGAAGTVTAIDSGIRFDDHGDHADIDVSEPRLTGFSVHGESPSHFVEHNAHFAAFFDGEGIARVFSESAALEGEAEFSEVKANAPHHGVVVPFGEHSIVSVYNTEGEGSVAGVQIIDGNGNPVGNVVECAGLHGEALSGNLGAIGGCQSGILLISSAGGQPKVEVLEFTAGLGEGRVSTLLGGRGLQYFLGNWDADTVSIIEPGAETPYRLVDLPTRRVHFAVDPVRPRFAYLFTEDGTLHKLDVIAGAVTASIKLTDLYSMDGHWSDPRPRIAVAGDNVFVTDPLAGKIHSVDAETFEENGEIAVKGKPFTIVAIGGSGVLHGGEAHDHADDHDHDDKIYQGYFDDSQISERTLADWEGDWQSVYPLLQDGTLDPVMEHKAKAGTMTAGEYRAYYDVGYQTDVDRITIAGDTFTFHANGQPMEARYEGDGYEILTYEKGNRGVRFIFEKVEGDAAAPQFVQFSDHAIAPQDAHHFHLYWGDDRAALLEELTNWPTYYPSELSGDEVAAEMLAH; encoded by the coding sequence TTGAAGCATTTTGCTCTTGGCGCCTCAACAATCGCACTCCTCACCAGCCTTGTCGGTGCGGCGCAGGCCGAAGATGTCACCGCATGGCGCGTGTTCGTCTCCGACCATAAAGAGTCGGTCGTGCATGTCCTCGATGCCCTAACCAACGAAGAAATTACCCACTTTGACGTCTCAGGTCCCGCCACCCTCTATCGCAGCTTGAGCGGCGCCACGGTTTATGCAGTCCAAGGTGCTGCGGGAACCGTTACCGCCATCGATAGCGGCATCCGCTTCGACGATCATGGTGATCACGCCGATATCGACGTTTCCGAACCCCGCCTGACAGGGTTTTCCGTCCATGGTGAAAGCCCGTCGCATTTCGTCGAGCATAACGCACACTTTGCCGCCTTCTTCGATGGCGAGGGTATTGCGCGCGTGTTCAGTGAAAGTGCGGCACTCGAGGGCGAAGCCGAATTTTCCGAAGTCAAGGCCAATGCGCCGCACCATGGCGTGGTGGTGCCCTTTGGTGAGCACTCCATCGTTTCGGTCTATAACACCGAAGGCGAAGGCTCGGTGGCTGGCGTACAGATCATCGACGGAAACGGCAATCCGGTTGGCAACGTCGTTGAATGCGCGGGTCTTCACGGCGAAGCGTTGTCTGGCAATCTCGGCGCAATCGGCGGTTGCCAGAGCGGCATTCTGCTGATCAGCTCGGCAGGCGGCCAGCCCAAGGTGGAGGTGCTGGAATTCACCGCAGGGCTGGGCGAGGGTCGCGTTTCGACGCTGCTTGGTGGCCGGGGCCTGCAGTATTTCCTGGGCAACTGGGATGCGGACACTGTTTCGATCATCGAGCCCGGTGCCGAGACACCCTACCGCCTGGTCGATCTGCCGACCCGACGCGTCCACTTCGCCGTCGACCCCGTGCGTCCTCGCTTTGCCTATCTGTTCACCGAAGACGGGACGCTACACAAGCTTGACGTGATAGCCGGTGCGGTGACCGCTTCCATCAAGCTCACCGATCTCTATTCGATGGATGGCCATTGGAGCGATCCGCGACCGCGCATTGCCGTGGCCGGCGACAATGTCTTCGTCACCGATCCGCTTGCGGGCAAGATCCACAGCGTCGATGCCGAAACCTTCGAGGAGAACGGCGAGATCGCCGTGAAAGGAAAGCCCTTCACCATCGTTGCCATCGGGGGCAGCGGCGTCCTGCACGGAGGTGAAGCGCACGATCACGCCGATGATCACGATCACGATGACAAAATTTATCAGGGCTATTTCGACGACAGCCAGATCAGCGAGCGCACCCTTGCCGATTGGGAAGGGGACTGGCAGTCGGTCTATCCGCTGCTGCAGGACGGAACACTCGACCCGGTGATGGAGCACAAGGCCAAAGCCGGCACCATGACCGCCGGTGAATATCGCGCATATTACGATGTCGGCTACCAGACCGATGTCGATCGCATCACCATCGCAGGCGACACCTTCACCTTTCATGCCAATGGCCAGCCGATGGAGGCCCGCTATGAAGGGGACGGCTACGAAATCCTGACTTACGAGAAGGGCAATCGCGGCGTGCGCTTCATCTTCGAGAAGGTCGAGGGCGACGCGGCTGCACCGCAATTCGTTCAGTTCAGCGACCACGCCATTGCGCCGCAGGATGCGCATCATTTCCATCTGTATTGGGGTGATGATCGCGCCGCCCTGCTCGAAGAGCTGACCAACTGGCCGACCTATTATCCGTCAGAGTTGAGCGGTGATGAGGTGGCCGCGGAAATGCTCGCTCACTAA
- a CDS encoding phosphotransferase enzyme family protein, which produces MDIQAGVAQAASLLWPELTGAVPRLINYSENHTFLLAAPGGAAYTLRVHRPDYQDSASIDSELAWLGALHRDTDLPVPLAVPGRDGRLIQQVTTHDGLSRHAVLFRFIEGAEPSPSDDLVGLFGVLGEYAARLHAHAADWTRPSGFMRQAWNAKSILDANGLWGDWRVAPGVTPAIRIILDRSSDQLQARLGRYGMAPNRYGLIHADMRLGNILVDGSRVSLIDFDDCGLCWFTYDFAAAISFYETSKTVPELKAAWLDQYCAHRALDPQDIAEIDSMILLRRMALLAWIGSHAETDLAQTHQAGFAEGTADLAERYLAGAIWP; this is translated from the coding sequence ATGGATATTCAGGCAGGCGTCGCTCAAGCCGCTTCGCTGCTCTGGCCGGAACTGACGGGTGCCGTCCCGCGGCTGATCAATTACTCGGAAAATCACACCTTCCTGTTGGCCGCGCCAGGGGGCGCTGCCTATACGCTGCGCGTTCACCGGCCCGATTATCAGGATAGTGCCAGCATCGACAGCGAGCTGGCTTGGCTTGGTGCGCTGCATCGCGACACGGACCTTCCGGTTCCCTTGGCTGTACCCGGCCGTGACGGCAGGCTCATCCAGCAGGTCACTACCCACGATGGGCTGAGCCGCCATGCCGTGCTCTTCCGGTTCATCGAGGGCGCCGAGCCCAGCCCATCGGACGATCTTGTCGGTCTCTTCGGGGTGTTGGGGGAATATGCGGCGCGTCTGCACGCCCATGCCGCGGACTGGACACGTCCCTCAGGCTTTATGCGCCAGGCCTGGAATGCAAAGAGCATTCTCGATGCCAACGGTCTGTGGGGCGACTGGCGGGTCGCACCCGGTGTCACGCCCGCCATCCGCATCATCCTTGATCGCTCAAGCGACCAATTGCAGGCAAGGTTGGGCCGGTATGGTATGGCCCCGAACCGCTACGGGCTGATCCACGCCGACATGCGCCTGGGCAATATCCTGGTCGATGGAAGCCGAGTGAGCCTGATCGATTTCGATGATTGTGGCCTGTGCTGGTTCACCTACGATTTTGCGGCCGCGATTTCGTTCTACGAGACGAGCAAGACCGTGCCGGAACTCAAGGCGGCCTGGCTGGACCAATATTGCGCTCACAGGGCGCTCGATCCCCAGGACATCGCGGAAATCGATTCGATGATTCTGCTGCGGCGGATGGCGCTCCTTGCCTGGATCGGCTCACACGCCGAGACGGATCTGGCGCAGACGCATCAGGCTGGCTTCGCCGAAGGCACAGCCGACCTTGCCGAGCGCTACCTGGCTGGCGCCATCTGGCCCTAG
- a CDS encoding O-antigen ligase family protein, translating into MTSIGAFDGRLSREPRKPQVAALRARATRVLDLFVALWVFSGSIVLFEPSPYELTFLLVLPLAIFAGIGLYRSTLGLLGIMIAFTPFALIAVFQVRFNTITSALIFSLVTVFLMFTSYFAANYVAEATTKRMRIIVAAYTAAAVLAAVIGTLAYLGLMPGADLFLRYGRAKATFKDPNVYGPFLVLPAMFALQRIVLAQNFRQVLFSGAIYMILFVGVFVSFSRAAWGHFAVSSLIVLVLVFLLEANARDKVRIILMSMVGALMLVVALAGLLSIPAVSNLFEARASSQNYDSGETGRFGRQGYAYELALNNPWGLGPGEFRNLRIIEEPHNVYVSVLHVYGWGGGLLFYLLIGLTLWKSIQIVARPSPYRLMAIPVTATFVIVMAESVIIDSDHWRHIYLLIGLVWGLATAIGNDKRRRAPRSEMLL; encoded by the coding sequence TTGACCAGCATAGGCGCCTTTGACGGACGCCTGTCTCGGGAACCGCGCAAGCCGCAGGTGGCGGCCCTTCGGGCGCGTGCGACGCGGGTGCTCGACCTGTTCGTGGCCCTCTGGGTCTTTTCGGGCAGCATCGTGCTCTTCGAGCCCTCGCCCTATGAGCTGACTTTCCTGCTGGTTCTGCCGCTCGCCATTTTTGCTGGCATTGGTCTTTATCGGTCCACCCTGGGCCTCTTGGGGATCATGATCGCGTTCACGCCCTTTGCGCTGATCGCTGTCTTCCAGGTCCGGTTCAATACGATCACCAGCGCGCTGATCTTTTCCCTGGTGACCGTCTTTCTCATGTTCACGTCGTACTTCGCCGCCAATTACGTGGCGGAGGCGACGACGAAGCGCATGCGGATCATCGTTGCGGCCTATACCGCAGCGGCTGTGCTGGCGGCTGTGATCGGCACCCTGGCCTATCTCGGGCTCATGCCCGGAGCTGACCTCTTCTTGCGCTACGGTCGTGCCAAGGCGACCTTCAAGGACCCCAATGTCTATGGGCCGTTCCTCGTCCTGCCCGCCATGTTCGCCCTCCAGCGCATCGTTCTGGCGCAAAATTTCAGGCAGGTGCTGTTCTCCGGCGCGATCTACATGATCCTGTTCGTGGGGGTCTTCGTCAGCTTCTCACGCGCAGCGTGGGGGCATTTTGCCGTGTCCTCGCTGATCGTGCTGGTCCTGGTCTTCCTGCTCGAGGCCAATGCGCGCGACAAGGTGCGCATCATCCTGATGTCCATGGTCGGGGCACTGATGCTTGTAGTCGCGCTTGCCGGTCTCTTGTCCATTCCTGCCGTGTCGAACCTGTTCGAGGCGCGCGCCAGTTCGCAGAACTATGACAGCGGCGAAACCGGCCGCTTTGGACGGCAGGGCTATGCCTATGAGCTCGCTCTCAACAATCCCTGGGGCCTGGGGCCCGGCGAATTCCGCAACCTGCGCATTATCGAGGAGCCGCACAATGTCTATGTGTCGGTGCTCCACGTCTATGGATGGGGCGGCGGGCTGCTCTTCTACCTGCTGATCGGCCTCACTCTCTGGAAAAGCATCCAGATCGTGGCACGACCCTCCCCGTACCGGCTCATGGCCATTCCAGTCACGGCGACCTTCGTGATCGTCATGGCGGAATCGGTCATCATCGATTCCGACCATTGGCGGCACATCTACCTTCTGATCGGGCTGGTCTGGGGTCTGGCCACGGCCATCGGCAACGACAAAAGACGGCGAGCGCCGCGCAGCGAGATGCTGCTCTAG
- a CDS encoding undecaprenyl-phosphate glucose phosphotransferase, with amino-acid sequence MYRVDPKKAIEDHATRPVAGPGQLSPQAEAVIAQPAQKPLSAAVIAGIAQIVEAGLLSGLGLVVHALFAGPVQNEFSIPVILATALLANIAFNAVRSHRVSSYRTALPQIGRVLGAWSVVMIALAVGLYFLASGDLASRAWLVIWFGSGAVVLVAYRLGLRALVQHWTNMGRLKRRAVIVGGGTDAATLIEQVKAGASNDVELLGLFDDRVGERSPEMVSGYPKLGMVADIVEFARRTPIDLVIVSMPLSAEKRVLDMLTQLWVLPVDIRLSAHMSKLKFTNKAYSYVGDVAVLDMADRPISDWNLVFKWVFDKIVALTALVLLSPVMVVTAIAIKLESKGPVFFMQNRHGFNNETIRIFKFRSMRTDMLDATASKLVTKDDPRVTRVGKFIRRTSIDELPQLFNVLKGELSIVGPRPHAPQAKAENQLYYEAVEGYFARHRVKPGMTGWAQVNGWRGETDTIDKIMQRVNHDLYYIEHWSILFDLYIVLMTPVSLVSKNENAY; translated from the coding sequence ATGTATCGCGTAGACCCCAAGAAGGCCATTGAAGATCACGCCACGAGGCCTGTTGCAGGGCCCGGCCAGTTGTCACCACAGGCCGAAGCCGTGATTGCCCAGCCTGCACAAAAGCCGCTTTCAGCCGCCGTCATCGCCGGCATTGCGCAAATTGTCGAAGCGGGATTGCTTTCCGGATTAGGACTTGTGGTGCATGCGCTCTTTGCAGGACCAGTCCAGAACGAATTTTCCATTCCCGTTATTCTGGCCACGGCGCTTCTTGCCAATATCGCCTTCAATGCGGTCAGATCGCATCGCGTCTCGTCCTATCGCACCGCCTTGCCCCAGATCGGCAGAGTGCTCGGTGCCTGGTCGGTGGTGATGATCGCGCTGGCCGTGGGGCTATACTTCCTGGCCTCGGGCGATCTTGCGTCGCGCGCCTGGCTCGTCATCTGGTTCGGGTCCGGCGCTGTTGTGCTTGTAGCTTATCGGCTCGGCCTGCGGGCGCTGGTGCAGCACTGGACCAATATGGGCCGGCTGAAGCGCCGGGCGGTCATCGTGGGCGGCGGCACCGATGCGGCCACCCTGATCGAACAGGTCAAGGCGGGCGCCAGCAATGATGTGGAGCTCCTGGGGCTGTTCGACGACCGCGTCGGCGAGCGTTCACCGGAGATGGTCAGTGGCTACCCCAAGTTGGGCATGGTGGCCGATATCGTGGAATTTGCGCGGCGTACCCCCATCGATCTCGTCATCGTTTCGATGCCGCTCTCTGCCGAAAAGCGCGTGCTCGACATGCTTACCCAGCTCTGGGTCCTGCCGGTCGACATCCGCCTCTCCGCGCATATGAGCAAGCTCAAGTTCACCAACAAGGCCTATTCCTATGTTGGTGACGTTGCCGTTCTCGACATGGCTGACCGGCCGATCTCCGACTGGAACTTGGTGTTCAAGTGGGTTTTCGACAAGATCGTGGCGCTCACCGCTCTCGTGCTTCTCTCACCCGTCATGGTCGTGACGGCCATTGCGATCAAGCTCGAGAGCAAGGGGCCGGTTTTCTTCATGCAGAACCGGCATGGCTTCAACAATGAAACCATTCGCATCTTCAAGTTCCGCTCGATGCGCACCGACATGCTCGACGCAACGGCCTCCAAGCTGGTGACCAAGGACGATCCGCGCGTCACCCGCGTCGGAAAGTTCATCCGCCGCACCTCAATCGATGAATTGCCGCAGCTATTCAACGTGCTCAAGGGCGAGCTTTCGATTGTCGGCCCTCGACCCCATGCGCCCCAGGCCAAGGCCGAAAACCAGCTCTATTATGAAGCCGTCGAGGGTTATTTCGCCCGCCATCGGGTCAAGCCCGGCATGACCGGGTGGGCACAGGTCAATGGCTGGCGCGGGGAAACCGACACGATCGACAAGATCATGCAGCGGGTGAACCACGACCTCTATTATATCGAGCACTGGTCGATCCTTTTCGATCTCTACATCGTGCTGATGACGCCAGTCTCGCTGGTTTCCAAGAACGAGAACGCCTATTGA
- a CDS encoding glycosyltransferase family 4 protein, which yields MTDRPLRILQILRAPVGGLFRHVADLTRALAARGHSAGVVVDTLANDAQTEGLLAALLPHAALGIHRFPMPRLFGKGDLTTPLAVARLARELDVDILHGHGAKGGFYARLALYGRARAKALYTPHGGVLHYPADSRSGRLFHRIERHLMGKTSAIIFESRYAQTVYSALIGAPKTRTEVIHNGLRPEEFIPIRPAPEAADFVFVGELRALKGVFPLIEALAKVPGATLTMAGDGPDRVALESRIAELGLTGRVTLPGSRPARDIFPLGRCAVVPSLAESLPYVVLEAAAAELPVIATRVGGIPEIFGPTANDLIEAGNADALAGAMRDFLDQPERARVAMVTRLAHIRAGFSVEAMTESIEALYRAARPN from the coding sequence GTGACGGATCGACCTCTCCGCATCCTGCAAATCCTGCGAGCGCCGGTGGGCGGCCTGTTCCGCCACGTTGCGGACCTCACCAGGGCCCTTGCGGCGCGGGGACATTCGGCGGGGGTCGTGGTCGATACTCTTGCCAATGACGCGCAGACCGAAGGGCTCCTCGCCGCCCTTCTGCCTCACGCTGCTCTCGGCATCCACCGCTTCCCGATGCCTCGTCTCTTTGGCAAGGGCGATCTTACCACGCCGCTTGCCGTAGCCAGGCTCGCCCGCGAGCTCGACGTCGACATCCTGCATGGGCACGGCGCCAAGGGCGGCTTCTACGCGCGCCTGGCTCTCTACGGACGCGCGCGCGCCAAGGCTCTCTACACGCCGCATGGTGGCGTACTCCATTATCCTGCGGACTCCCGGTCCGGCCGGCTCTTCCACCGGATTGAGCGGCACCTCATGGGCAAGACTTCGGCGATCATCTTCGAAAGCCGCTATGCGCAGACGGTTTATTCGGCGCTGATCGGAGCGCCGAAGACCCGCACCGAGGTCATCCATAACGGTCTGCGGCCCGAGGAATTTATCCCGATCCGCCCTGCGCCAGAGGCCGCCGATTTTGTCTTTGTTGGCGAATTGCGCGCGCTCAAGGGCGTTTTTCCATTGATCGAGGCCCTGGCAAAAGTCCCGGGCGCGACCCTGACGATGGCCGGCGATGGTCCCGACAGGGTCGCCCTCGAAAGCCGGATCGCCGAATTGGGCCTGACGGGCCGGGTCACCCTGCCCGGCTCGCGCCCGGCCCGCGACATCTTTCCGCTCGGACGCTGCGCCGTGGTACCGTCTCTTGCGGAATCCCTGCCCTATGTGGTGTTGGAGGCAGCGGCGGCCGAACTGCCGGTCATTGCGACGCGCGTCGGCGGCATTCCCGAAATCTTCGGTCCCACGGCAAATGACCTGATCGAGGCGGGCAACGCGGATGCCCTTGCCGGCGCCATGCGCGACTTTCTCGACCAGCCCGAACGTGCCCGGGTCGCCATGGTCACTCGGCTCGCCCACATTCGCGCCGGCTTTTCGGTGGAGGCCATGACCGAATCCATCGAGGCGCTCTACCGAGCCGCGCGCCCAAATTAG
- a CDS encoding polysaccharide biosynthesis/export family protein, which produces MRRILALALVAALALAGCTTTRPATYPVETKGPYQLDSGDVVRVTVYGDAELSKTYRVDDKGAIAFPLVGAVPVRGGTTEEAGKRLARALANGYMRSPDVAVEVEQYRPFYIQGEVRTAGQFPYVYGMTVRAAVSTAGGFTEVADRDKVVVYRRQGNQMARSAVDLDFPIFPGDTVVISERWF; this is translated from the coding sequence ATGCGCCGGATACTTGCCCTTGCCCTCGTGGCAGCCCTGGCCCTTGCAGGATGCACCACGACCCGACCGGCCACCTATCCGGTCGAAACCAAAGGCCCCTATCAACTTGATAGTGGCGATGTGGTGCGCGTCACCGTCTATGGCGATGCGGAACTGAGCAAGACCTATCGCGTGGACGACAAGGGCGCGATCGCGTTTCCGCTCGTGGGCGCGGTGCCCGTGCGCGGCGGCACGACCGAGGAAGCTGGCAAGCGGCTCGCCCGGGCGCTGGCCAATGGCTATATGCGCAGCCCCGACGTTGCCGTCGAAGTGGAACAATATCGTCCCTTCTACATCCAGGGCGAAGTCCGCACTGCCGGGCAGTTCCCATACGTCTATGGCATGACCGTGCGGGCCGCGGTCAGCACTGCCGGAGGCTTTACGGAAGTCGCCGATCGCGACAAGGTCGTGGTTTATCGACGGCAGGGCAACCAGATGGCGCGTTCCGCCGTCGATCTTGACTTCCCCATCTTTCCGGGGGACACGGTCGTCATCTCCGAACGGTGGTTCTAG